In one Lolium rigidum isolate FL_2022 chromosome 3, APGP_CSIRO_Lrig_0.1, whole genome shotgun sequence genomic region, the following are encoded:
- the LOC124703363 gene encoding syntaxin-61-like — protein sequence MTPAQDPFYIVKDEIQDSIDKVQDTFNQWKQTPENTGEYVHLTRELLTTCESVQWQVDELDKAISVAERDPAYYGLNEVEIGKRRNWTSTARNQVVSIRRNVEAGKHKTAFGRSVNPSELGRSKQHMAQDNDDFIASESDQQMLLMKQQDDELDMLSASVQRIGGVGLTIHEELVGQEKLLGELSLDMETTSNRLDFVQKRVAMVLKKASLKGQIMMIAFLVILFIILFVLVFLT from the exons ATGACCCCCGCGCAGGACCCCTTCTACATCGTCAAGGACGAGATCCAGGACTCC ATTGACAAAGTACAAGACACTTTCAATCAATGGAAGCAAACACCTGAAAACACAGGAGAGTATGTGCATCTGACTAGAGAACTGCTAACCACCTGCGAAAGCGTCCAATGGCAG GTGGATGAGTTAGACAAGGCAATTTCAGTTGCCGAGAGAGATCCAGCTTACTATGGACTTAATGAAGTCGAAATTGGGAAAAGGAGGAACTGGACAAGCACTGCCCGCAACCAG GTGGTTTCCATACGGCGGAATGTTGAAGCTGGGAAACACAAGACTGCGTTTGGACGTTCGGTCAATCCTTCTGAATTAGGCAGATCCAAGCAGCACATGGCTCAGGATAATGATGACTTTATTGCTTCAGAATCTGATCAGCAGATGCTTCTGATGAA GCAGCAGGATGATGAGTTGGATATGCTTAGTGCCAGCGTCCAGCGAATTGGAGGTGTAGGTCTCACCATACACGAAGAGCTTGTCGGACAG GAGAAACTTTTGGGTGAACTGAGCCTTGACATGGAAACTACTTCCAATCGGCTTGATTTCGTACAG AAAAGAGTGGCTATGGTTCTGAAGAAGGCTAGCTTGAAAGGGCAGATCATGATGATAGCTTTCTTGGTGATTCTTTTCATCATCCTTTTCGTTTTGGTGTTTTTGACTTGA